GTTCAACTTCGTGGATTGGCACAGTGGAGCTTATTTCTACCATTCTTCTGAATGATTGTTAACAGTCCAAACTTAGTTATTGACACAAATATGTACTTTTCTAAaagtaagaaaacaaaaagtttttcATGGCCAAGCATCAATTTTAATAAGCCAGTGTGGCACCTAAAACACACAACGTACGGCACTGTACACAAACTTGTGGAGGAAAGGATTCATATTGAGCATCTATTTTATCCACTTAGGGAGAGTAAGAATTGATCTTGTCACTCCCATATTCAGCCAATATGCCACGTATTGATTCAAAGCAGAGCTTAAAAATGAAACGAAAGCAGATAAAAAACCCTAGACACGGCCAGCTGATGCAACTGAAATTGGCAAATAGCAAAGATGACATGAAGTCTGGGACTTCACAAGCGAGGCTGAACGAGGATGAAGCTGTGAGGGTTGCATACAAGCATGGGACGCCTCTTGAAGGAGGCAAAATTGGTGATTCTGAGCCTGTGGATTTATTTTCCAGTCCTCATCATATTCCAAAGTAGGGCAATATGCCTACAATACAAAGGCAATACGAAGGCAATACGAAGGCAATATGACcacaataaatatacaatacgAAGGCAATAGTAGGGCAATATGGCcacaataaatatacaatacgAAGGCAATAGTAGAGCAATATAAGTACAATATAAAGGCAATATTAGGgcaatatacatataatacaTACACATTACAGTATTAAGGGAATACAAACACAATACAAATGCAATATTAAGTCAATGTACATACAATACATACACATTACAGACAACATTTCACACATGCGAAAGAAATCGCCTCCCAAACTGAACAATACTATCTATCCCACGAAGGGAAAATGAAGGCAACAAAAGATCCATGTACTCGGGTGAGATGAACTGAAGCAGCATTCACCGTTACTACAGGTCCATCAAAAGAtccatgtctttgtcctttcttcTCGCTGCATGCACGAGGCTATGATGAGCCATTCCATCAAAACCCATATTCAGTACCTGCCAGACACCAGCTACATCAATTTCACTCCAATTGTGGTCTGGTGAGATGACCGAAGCATAATCTCGGAACATTTCGAAGCCGTTGTTGAAACATTCAACCATTTCATGGTTATGTTCTTCAGATTGTGTGAATGTTTCGAGgacatttttctttgtgtcttccaatttcaacttcaaggACTCTAACTCTTTGCTCCGACTTTTTGCTTTAAGAGCTTGCTTCACCTCTCCAGCGTATGCTTTGTTCAACTTGTTGGCCAAGTTTCCCATAACTTGGCCATGAATATCGCACTTACTCTCCCACCAATCCGTTGCCTTTGACATATATTGGAGGTGGTGCTTGACGGCAGAGATTTTGTCAAGCGGATCATGAGTGTCAGCCTCACTTCCAAATGAAGTGGGATCATGATTGGGAGTCCGAGGTGGAGATGGGAATGGCACATGCCAGGGCTGGTCCCCCGGGTAACTCACATGCTCGTTAGGAGGGCGTACATCTGACATGTTGAAGTATTACTGGGGACAATTCACAGCTGTTGCctgcaaccaaacaaatagaGGTACATTCAGTCTCCAGTTGTAAACGACTATATGGTTAGGTTGAGTGGAGAATATTTGCCTTTCAGTAAGACTAATTACCTTTCCCGTTAAGAAGGTGCCTCTGTTGCAGTTCTATATAGGAAGGTTCAGTTATATGTACGAACTTATATGAGgtaaattgggttttgtgttGGTGCATTAAATTGATGGGATTCAAAACTACACCATTAACTCCTTGGCTGTAAGTTACAGCAGTACAACATGAcattaacaacaataaaattgtatCTCTATGTATTTTTGGCAACTGGGCAAAAATAATGTTGACGAGTGGGTTCAGATTCTCCTCCTAAACGTATTTTTGGCAACTGGGCAGCTGTGTTCAAGCACCCCAAATTAGGAGGGGCAGAGTACACTTacacttcatttctttcagtaccattatcaccaccatgcatctcctccacctcgctaaaatcaatcatatcCATAAAATCTGTCCCTACTTCACCTCCCAAATCAGTGACATTTGTATTATTCCAAGTTACTTCATTGCTTTCAACAATGGCAACTGAAGAATGACCCATCCGACTACTATCTGTCGTGATATGCATACTATGAACTACATCATTTGTCAGTCCTTTATCTTCTATACTCATGAGTAAGGGAGCTAGTTTTGAAGGTGTTACCTCGGAATtgtacttcataaaaaaattgacatcatcatcgtcctcaatctttatgcgcttccactca
Above is a window of Prunus persica cultivar Lovell chromosome G2, Prunus_persica_NCBIv2, whole genome shotgun sequence DNA encoding:
- the LOC109947653 gene encoding uncharacterized protein LOC109947653, whose amino-acid sequence is METIVILVCYNGKWVTSKKMCKYEGGDSKGLIVPRTINFAELLDRVHQIGNTNSREDKVCLKFSVLVASNEWKRIKIEDDDDVNFFMKYNSEVTPSKLAPLLMSIEDKGLTNDVVHSMHITTDSSRMGHSSVAIVESNEVTWNNTNVTDLGGEVGTDFMDMIDFSEVEEMHGGDNGTERNEV